ctgtcctttttctttagtaCCTAGCACCCCGGTGGTCCCTTTCTTATGAAATTTTTCCAGCCCCTGGCCAGTGccactcctacataaagaatacatagataaatcGCTAAACTTTTAATTTCGGAGAAGAAGAGCCTGAGTTAGCCCCTGACTTAATACAcagcagaggaggaaagtgactGCTTGAACTTTGCCGcatattatactttttttttttttactattctttctttttgttatatttgAGGAACTAGACCTTGTAAAATATTGTTTTATGTAAAGTCACTTGTGTTGCGTTTTGTATTTCTGTGAGTTTGGCACACTGCTTTGGTTACGATATGATAAATGTGCGTGTTTGACATCAAGACTTTGCCTGTATTTATAACATATGTTCTTGTTATCTATTTTAAATCTGTTTTGTGTATTCTTATAGGTGTAATTAatactatttactttttatttgatttcatcaaacaagtaaaaaaaaaagtgtttacaataaaaagagagaaaaaggttaagaaatagGTAAAATTAGTGTTGGTAAAACCTCAGCCTGTTCTTGTACGTGTCGTGTTCCAGTTGAGGTTGGCGTGACAAGTGGAAAAGACAAATATGGTGATTTTATAGGTGGACTCTGAAGATACTTTATAGTGTATGAAGTGGCTACACTGTACAAGAGGTAGAGGTGAATGGGTATTACACGCACGGCAAGGAGGACAAGATGGCAGGTCACCGCTGTCCTGTAAACACTCTGGAGGCACGTTGCCAAATGCACACTGATTTTCTCACGCTGAGCTCATCGTGTCGTCTCATTCACGGAAGTCAGTGTCCTTGCCATACTTTGAGTGAGCAGTAAAGTGTTGCCGCATTGTGTGCTGTTGTATCAGCTGCTTCATTGTGCGTCAGCTCCTCATGTTTTCAAAAGTCCTCTTCCTTGTGCACTACTTGAAGAAATTGAGTGCACCACCATGCAGGAAGTCTTCTCCTGGTGTGTGTACCGAGGAAACACCAGTTTGTCTGCTGTGAAAACCTGCACAATTTTATAAAGTAAATAtgacatatgaagaaatgacACGTCAACAATAAGTGGAATTCTCCAAGCAGCGAAACATGAAGCAACCTGCTGCAGCAAATTGCTGACGCCACGACAAGCTTCACTGTTCTGCAAAgtaaacatgaattttgaagaCACGACACACCCATGATGATTGGAATTTTGCTAATACTGTAATGGACAGACTGGTTGCATGGGTGACAGCTTGTTTGAGTGAGGCGGTAGCAGGTCATGACGGCCCCAAACCACGACGGCCCTCCGCGACGGCCCCCCACGACGGCCTCAAACCATTTGCGTGTGGACACTTGTTATACATCCACCAATATTTTAATGAAActtgtttcagtgtgtgtgtgtgtgtgtgtgtgtgatagcagggagggaggagggtgtagttggaggaaaggaaagagggagatagcagtgagggaggagggaaggagtgggagggagagtctgtgaggaagggagggaggagggatgggatgggagaTAAGGCGACAAGcatgtgtgtctgggtgtgggtgtgtgtaatatcaataacaataataacaccaccAGTTGACGGCAGTtgacggaagggagggaggggatagggagggttggagggaggaggtagaagataagtatggtaaacgaCTAGGAATGCCACCCACAGTGTTTCCCAACACACTGAATCTGCTTCACACCTAATTGAAAGTGTTGCCAGTAGTATGATAAACACAAGGCTTCCAGCATTGATCAGCATGCCTCCAGTAAGACCTTCACAAAGTAAGGACACCCCTGCCTACTGTGTCTGCTGTGACAGAGTGGTTACAAACCGACAGCATGCCTTGTGTTGTGATAACTGCTCCCAGTGGCAACACAGATTGTGTAACAGTGGAGTTAGTTATGCTCAATACCAACTGATGAAGAAGGGTGACCTCAACATACAGTGGCATTGGTGCAAGTGTAAGTGTCCTGCAGATTCTTTGGCTCAGCTGGAAGACTTTACCTTGCCAGTTGGTGaaagcacacacatacagaccTTCACAAGCGAAAACAGCCTGATAACTCAAGACGACACAAGTGACCATCAGCTGCCCGACCTGCAACCTGCACAGAACACTGCCATGGAGTCTGCTTCACATGCTGCCATTCATCTaagcaacaccagcaacagTGATGCCGGCACTTTCCACATAACACACAGTTTTCAAATTCCTCAAGATAATGTAGAGGATGCATTACCAGATCTTCCAATTGCAGACATCTCGGCCAGCGATGAGCCACACGTCACAACTTACCAGATCATACCAGCCGGCACACTCAAAGGAAAACCTCTCTTGGTTGACAGCAATGGTTATTCGTACAACATCAAAGCTAACAAGAATGGACATCCTGGCAAAACTACTTGGCGTTGCAGCATCCGGAATCGCACCTTTACGTGCAAGGCCACTGTCTTACAAAAGGGCAACACTTTTACTCCAGGGCTCCATGACCACGCTCATCAGGCAGAACCAGGGAAGCAGAAGAACTACGAGATTGTGGCTGATGTCAAGCGTAAGGCGTCTGAAGATGTGTTCCGTTCTGCCAGTGCCATTGTTGAAGAAGTGATGACCAGCCAGTTACAACCTACTGATCCAGAGCCAAGTCGTCCTGCACCGGGCCTCCTTGTGAGACGGGCCAACAGACTACGCCAAGCATTGCGGCCTACAGATCCACAAGATCTGCACTTCGAAGTAGCTGTTAACTTCATACCACAAGATTATCTCCGCAATGATATCGCAATGGATGGGGCAAGACATTTGATTTTTGCAACACAAGCACAACTTGACATCCTGGAACGTGCCAAGACGTGGTATGTTGATGCCACCTTCAAGATCGTCGCCCCCCCATTCCACCAGCTACTCTCCATTCATGCTTTCATCAAAGGAGATGACAGTGACATGAAGCAAGTCCCACTTATATTTGTGCTGATGTCACGCCGTAGGAAAAGGGATTACAAGGCTGTCTtggaatctatccttaacatgGTTCCAAACAATCACGTCAAGAAGGTTGTTGCTGATTTCGAGCAAGCCATTTGGAGAGCCTTCCGTTACATCTTGCCAAACACCACCATCCAGGGATGCCTATTTCATTGGGCACAGTGTATCTTTAGGAAGGTTCAAGACCTTGGTCTGGCGGTTGCATACCGTGAAAACGGTCCAATGCAGAAGTTTGTCAGGAAACTCTTCGCTCTCCCATGTCTTCCTGTTGAACACATTTGTGCAGCCTTCAACCAGCTCAGCAATGAACCATCGACACCAGCCGTAGCTCCACTTCTAGACTACATCCGAGACACGTGGATTGAAGGAGACCTGTGGCCGCCAACTTCATGGTGCATCTTCAACcaatgaacaagaacaaatgATGATGTAGAGGGTTACCACCGTCGCATCAATGAGAAAGCCCGCAATCAAGCCCACCAGCTCTACAAACTGATCCCCCTCCTTCATGCAGAGAGCTGCCTTGTTCCTCTTCAGGTCCAGCTTGTGAAGGAGCAGAAACTGAAAAAGTATCACCGCAAACGTGCTCAGACCACCCAAGGACGAATTTTCAGCTACTGGAGGCAGTACGAAGAGGGAACCCTGACAACATCATCCTTACTCAAGAAGTGTTCCAGGTTAACTGCTCCCAGTTTGTGATGAAATTGAGAGAATTATATAAATCATATGTGAGCCTACTTTTGAtgtaaaaagaatattttagttttaggctACTGCTTTCATTGGATATTTAAATTTAACTGTTTTTTAAATCCTATGTTTATACAAATAAATGGAACCTTGCATCGACTGTTTAATACCCTGTTTTGGAGTATCGAAGgcgaaaaaggaataagaaacgCGTATGgactttttacttatttcactACTTAGAAACCACTACCTTAGAAAGCTCCCCATTGTTTGTCTAACAAAGGGCCGTCCTGGGAGGCCGTCGTAGAGGGCCGTTGTGGTTGAGGGTCGTCCTGACTAGAATTTGGGGTCGTCCTGGGGGGCCGTCGCGGAGGGCCGTCGTGGTTTGGGGCCGTCCTGACTAGAATTCGAGTGAGGCAGATGTTGGTGGTTTGCACGGGTGTAAGGACAGATACTTACTCCTGGGACAAAGGAAGTGAGTGACTTGTTGGTCGACTGTCTCTGCTGCTTCATCCTTCACGACGCCACCAGCAAGTGCAAGGCCGGTGTTCTGAAAGACTTTGCTCTGCCATCACTATTGtcttcaaagaccacagaagtGATTAGTCACTTTCTCTAAGCTATCCCGATTAATAAGGCTGAACTACTGTCACTCCTATCACTGCAATCACGAACACACGCTTAGAAATGCCACTAATTCCCACGAGAGCTTGTTAAAGGTTGTCCAGATAAGACGCGGAAGCATTTCAGAATCCGCACATAATATACGTACATCACACTGTTCTCACTGGACCGTAATGACGGAAATAATTCACCTGTTTGTTAGAGTATTCCCGAAAAACGACGTAACACGGCCTCTGAAACCTATAGTAGCCTGCAtttacacaacaacaaaaagaaaacaagttgtTATGTACGTACTTCCAACTTAATGCACCACGGAatacttataatatatatatatatatatatatatatatatatatatatatatatatatatatatatatatatatatatatatatatatatatatatatatagtacataCTATTACCACAGTTGTATCGTCCTTGCATCTGATTGGCTGTTAGGCTCAAATCGAGGCCTCTGATTGGTGTGCGTGGTGGGTGCCTCAAGTGTTCagctccaagctgctgagcACGCCAAGAAAGGGACCACAGGTGATGGAATCAGAGGTTCTAGACAAGACAGTGCCATGCCTGGCTTTCCTTGTGAAGGTTTTCACACACACTGTTCtgacctcacacgggcaggacgtgtgacctttgGCGCTCTAgggcagcctcggccagcttgttggcctcCCCCTACCCCTAGTGATAGcgaccttagtttttttttttttctgttttcaactcttagcttttagttttaggctcgccctggtgaaattcctgtacttgtgaacacatttagcgagtgaGTGGTGACACATAAAGAACAATGTGTGCTCCAGTGCGAACGTACGAACACAACTACCTCCTACGTCGCAGGCGAGGATCAggttacccgccgcccaacgtgataaagtgccttaagaccctgaaactatttcggaaccgcgggtagaggggagggaaacaagtgcgtcccatcaaggttgtGACCTCAAGTGTCAGAGTTGACCACAgggtagggaagaaggaatacaggcaCATTGAAGTACCTCGGATTTGGTACagtttactctccctcctcttattcaatgCAACATCTTTAGCCAACAAAATGGACGAATTAATcgtgacggtgagttctacttgtgcagacattgtggcggttactgaggcgtggcagattgttcctgaggtgtgctcaATGCAGggctaccagctctaccatcacctgtagtcaggacgcaggggggggggagtggccgttttctgccgctcttccctcagcccctcacacctccctgtcgatattccggccagtgtagaggccctgtgggtgagagtcacgcccccctgccatcccagcaacacggcctccatcatcgtgtgcgtcgtgtaccacccccccacgagccaccacagcacagttactcaccgctcacatcatcaacactgctgatgccctgagggtgaagtatcctgccgccaaactggtcatctgtggggactttaacagattagatatcaacgatattctacaccagctacacctcacccaggtcgtggacttccccacccaccagcaagccatcctcgaccttatactgacagacctgggccagcagtactcgccccccaaaccgctgcctcccatgggacggagcacccacctctccatactttggacacccacacccaccacctcgaccccccggtcagccgtcaccaggacccaccgccc
The Scylla paramamosain isolate STU-SP2022 chromosome 35, ASM3559412v1, whole genome shotgun sequence DNA segment above includes these coding regions:
- the LOC135090454 gene encoding uncharacterized protein LOC135090454 → MPPVRPSQSKDTPAYCVCCDRVVTNRQHALCCDNCSQWQHRLCNSGVSYAQYQLMKKGDLNIQWHWCKCKCPADSLAQLEDFTLPVGESTHIQTFTSENSLITQDDTSDHQLPDLQPAQNTAMESASHAAIHLSNTSNSDAGTFHITHSFQIPQDNVEDALPDLPIADISASDEPHVTTYQIIPAGTLKGKPLLVDSNGYSYNIKANKNGHPGKTTWRCSIRNRTFTCKATVLQKGNTFTPGLHDHAHQAEPGKQKNYEIVADVKRKASEDVFRSASAIVEEVMTSQLQPTDPEPSRPAPGLLVRRANRLRQALRPTDPQDLHFEVAVNFIPQDYLRNDIAMDGARHLIFATQAQLDILERAKTWYVDATFKIVAPPFHQLLSIHAFIKGDDSDMKQVPLIFVLMSRRRKRDYKAVLESILNMVPNNHVKKVVADFEQAIWRAFRYILPNTTIQGCLFHWAQCIFRKVQDLGLAVAYRENGPMQKFVRKLFALPCLPVEHICAAFNQLSNEPSTPAVAPLLDYIRDTWIEGDLWPPTSWCIFNQ